One Candidatus Niyogibacteria bacterium genomic region harbors:
- a CDS encoding carbohydrate kinase family protein — translation MFDVITIGSATRDALFRSKSFKILKSPKFFTGRGLGFDLGTKIAIDEVHFSTGGAGTNTAATFARQGFKTSAIFRIGNDVSGEAVLREMKKEKVDTGFIQRDSKLSTAYSVILEHPSGERTILTHRGANWRLNASEIPWAKIKARWIYLSSLSGDLDIVKSAMDLKKKYGARIAWNPGGNDLKLGLAKLKPYLRHIDIFIINQEEAADLLKIPYQNTKKIFKKFDEIIDGIAVMTRGPEGSFVSDGKTIWRSGTFKEKAIVDRTGAGDAFGSGFTAGLMRKPKNIIFALRLANANATSKVERVGAKAGLITKKEFLKARWSKLKISSEKI, via the coding sequence ATGTTTGATGTTATTACCATTGGCTCGGCTACCCGTGACGCGCTTTTTAGGTCAAAGAGTTTCAAAATTCTAAAAAGCCCGAAATTTTTTACGGGCAGGGGTTTAGGTTTTGATTTGGGCACAAAAATCGCCATTGACGAAGTTCATTTTTCAACGGGTGGCGCCGGCACAAACACCGCCGCTACCTTTGCCCGACAAGGTTTTAAAACATCGGCAATTTTCAGAATCGGCAATGATGTTTCGGGAGAAGCGGTTTTGCGCGAGATGAAAAAAGAAAAAGTGGACACCGGTTTTATCCAGCGCGATTCAAAATTGTCCACGGCTTACTCGGTTATTTTGGAACATCCATCGGGAGAGCGGACAATTTTAACTCATCGAGGCGCCAATTGGCGCCTGAACGCCAGTGAAATTCCGTGGGCTAAAATTAAAGCCCGCTGGATTTATTTAAGTTCATTATCGGGGGATTTGGACATCGTGAAAAGCGCGATGGACCTTAAGAAAAAATACGGCGCGCGTATCGCCTGGAATCCCGGAGGCAATGATTTGAAACTAGGTTTGGCCAAACTGAAGCCGTATTTACGCCACATTGACATTTTTATAATCAATCAGGAAGAAGCCGCGGACCTTTTGAAAATTCCGTATCAAAACACAAAAAAGATTTTTAAAAAATTTGACGAGATTATTGACGGCATTGCCGTGATGACCAGGGGGCCCGAAGGGTCGTTCGTTTCCGACGGCAAAACTATTTGGCGAAGCGGCACATTCAAAGAAAAAGCCATCGTTGACCGCACCGGAGCTGGCGATGCCTTTGGTTCGGGGTTTACGGCCGGCCTTATGCGAAAGCCCAAAAATATTATTTTTGCTCTTCGTCTGGCTAATGCCAATGCCACTTCCAAAGTTGAGCGCGTGGGGGCCAAAGCCGGACTTATTACCAAAAAAGAATTCTTAAAAGCGCGCTGGTCTAAATTAAAGATTTCGTCTGAAAAAATATGA
- a CDS encoding transketolase family protein codes for MINIKSKLVKEVLDLKKVAQAPTRNGYGEGLVEAGKKNKNVVVLCADLTESTRSEAFAKEFPERFVEMGVAEQNMASVASGMAAAGKIPYISSYAMFSPGRNWEQIRTTVAYNERHIIIAGAHAGVSVGPDGATHQAIEDIAITRVIPNMTVIVPCDAVEAKKATIEAAGLEGPVYLRFAREKTPVFTTDKTPFKVGRAEILWDAKAMPLQVAIIACGPLTHNALLAAAELEKKGIKVRVINNHTIKPMDESTILKAAKDAGCLVTVEEHQINGGMGSAVAEIVARNYPVPIEFVGVRNRFGESGEPNELIEYFGMGPKHIIEAARRVIKRK; via the coding sequence ATGATAAATATTAAATCAAAATTAGTAAAAGAGGTTTTGGATTTAAAAAAAGTCGCGCAGGCGCCGACGAGAAACGGATATGGCGAGGGTTTGGTGGAAGCGGGCAAGAAAAATAAAAATGTTGTGGTGCTTTGCGCGGATTTAACCGAATCCACGCGCTCGGAGGCGTTTGCCAAAGAATTTCCCGAAAGGTTTGTTGAAATGGGCGTGGCCGAGCAAAATATGGCTTCAGTCGCTTCGGGTATGGCTGCCGCCGGAAAAATTCCTTACATTTCTTCCTACGCTATGTTCAGTCCCGGCAGGAATTGGGAGCAGATACGGACGACCGTTGCTTATAATGAACGTCATATCATTATTGCCGGAGCGCATGCCGGGGTCTCGGTGGGTCCTGACGGCGCGACTCATCAGGCGATTGAAGATATTGCCATAACCCGCGTAATTCCCAATATGACCGTTATTGTGCCCTGTGACGCAGTGGAGGCAAAAAAGGCGACTATAGAGGCCGCTGGCTTGGAAGGGCCGGTTTATTTGCGTTTTGCTAGAGAAAAAACGCCTGTTTTTACGACCGATAAAACTCCGTTTAAAGTAGGCCGCGCCGAAATTCTCTGGGATGCAAAGGCGATGCCTTTGCAAGTGGCGATTATTGCTTGCGGGCCGCTTACGCATAACGCGCTTTTGGCCGCGGCAGAATTGGAAAAGAAAGGGATTAAAGTCCGCGTAATAAATAATCACACGATAAAACCAATGGATGAGAGTACTATTTTGAAAGCGGCTAAAGACGCCGGATGTTTAGTAACTGTTGAGGAGCATCAAATAAATGGGGGAATGGGCTCGGCCGTAGCCGAAATAGTCGCCCGTAATTATCCTGTTCCCATTGAATTTGTGGGAGTTCGCAATCGTTTCGGCGAATCCGGCGAGCCAAATGAACTTATAGAATATTTTGGAATGGGCCCCAAACACATAATTGAGGCGGCTCGCAGAGTAATAAAAAGGAAATAA
- a CDS encoding transketolase, whose protein sequence is MHLHEDKVKFLEKKANEIRQTLIESLIEAGSGHSAGPLGMADIFALMYFHVLRHNPKKPDWFERDRLVLSNGHICPVQYAAMAHAGYFPVKETKTLRKLGTRLQGHPHRTSLPGLETTSGPLGSGLSQAVGMAIALRMDGKKNIVYCLMSDGEHDAGQTWEAAMLAGREKLWNLVAIMDRNNIQIDGNTEDIMPLEPLRAKYEAFGWHVIEVGGHDFQELNSAIDEAKAVYEKPTMIIAHTIPGKGVEYMERDFRWHGNPPGKGPEDRFPKDKQGIEALKELRTLWGRIKSEHQ, encoded by the coding sequence ATGCATCTTCACGAGGATAAAGTAAAATTTTTAGAAAAAAAAGCGAATGAAATTCGCCAAACTTTGATTGAATCGCTTATTGAAGCGGGGTCGGGCCATTCGGCCGGCCCTTTGGGCATGGCCGATATTTTTGCGCTGATGTATTTTCATGTTTTGCGTCATAATCCAAAAAAGCCGGATTGGTTCGAGCGCGACCGGCTGGTGCTTTCCAACGGCCACATTTGTCCGGTGCAGTACGCCGCAATGGCTCATGCCGGATATTTTCCGGTTAAAGAAACAAAAACGCTTCGCAAATTGGGTACGCGTTTGCAGGGGCATCCTCACCGCACTTCGCTTCCGGGGCTTGAGACAACTTCCGGTCCTTTGGGTTCCGGACTTTCGCAGGCAGTCGGCATGGCGATTGCGTTAAGAATGGATGGTAAGAAAAATATTGTGTACTGCCTGATGTCTGACGGCGAACATGACGCGGGCCAAACTTGGGAAGCGGCTATGCTCGCGGGCCGTGAAAAATTATGGAATCTGGTCGCGATTATGGATAGAAATAATATCCAGATAGACGGCAATACCGAAGATATAATGCCGCTTGAGCCGCTACGCGCCAAATATGAAGCGTTCGGATGGCATGTCATTGAAGTTGGCGGGCACGATTTTCAGGAATTGAACTCGGCGATTGACGAAGCCAAAGCGGTTTATGAAAAGCCGACAATGATTATCGCGCACACCATTCCCGGAAAGGGCGTGGAATATATGGAGCGCGATTTTCGCTGGCACGGCAACCCACCCGGTAAAGGTCCCGAGGACAGATTTCCAAAAGACAAACAGGGCATTGAAGCGCTTAAAGAATTAAGAACATTATGGGGCAGGATAAAGAGTGAGCACCAATGA
- a CDS encoding ribulose-phosphate 3-epimerase, whose product MPEFIPAINADNFEEIERRVRLIEPLTRKFGIKYVHIDVADGTFTKNSIWHDPKDLVGFKTIFDLELHLMISDIDRRIDDWLFEPVSRIVFHLEAGHDPKLIIQKCIGAGIEAGIAIKPETSWLKTKPHWDMVNLIQILGVNPGLAGQKMQPEITDKIRALRQACLECIIEVDGGVGVDNAGELVEAGANIIVAASSIFGSTDPKEAIKNLQSAITKS is encoded by the coding sequence ATGCCCGAATTCATTCCGGCTATTAATGCCGATAATTTTGAGGAAATAGAAAGGCGCGTTCGCTTGATTGAGCCCCTTACGCGAAAATTCGGCATAAAATATGTCCATATTGACGTAGCTGACGGCACTTTTACCAAAAACTCAATTTGGCACGACCCGAAGGACTTAGTCGGTTTCAAGACGATTTTTGATCTTGAACTTCATTTAATGATCTCCGACATTGACCGCCGAATTGACGATTGGCTCTTTGAGCCCGTGAGTAGAATTGTTTTTCATCTTGAGGCCGGACATGACCCCAAACTTATTATCCAAAAATGCATCGGAGCGGGCATTGAGGCGGGCATCGCGATTAAGCCCGAAACCTCCTGGCTTAAAACCAAACCACATTGGGACATGGTTAATTTAATTCAGATTTTAGGAGTTAATCCCGGTCTTGCCGGACAAAAAATGCAGCCGGAGATTACGGATAAAATTCGCGCCTTACGGCAGGCTTGTCTCGAGTGTATAATAGAAGTTGACGGCGGGGTCGGCGTTGATAATGCCGGAGAACTTGTTGAGGCCGGGGCAAATATAATAGTGGCGGCTTCCTCGATATTCGGATCTACGGACCCAAAAGAAGCAATAAAAAATTTACAGTCAGCGATAACTAAAAGCTAA
- a CDS encoding RpiB/LacA/LacB family sugar-phosphate isomerase, producing MIIHLATDHAGFELKEKLKPFLEKLEHEVIDHGAFEYDEQDDYPDFVRKAAEAVAADPERSQGIVLGGSGQGEAMVANRVKGVRAAVYYGGPEEILKLSREHNGSNILSLGARFIDEETAKRIVKIWLETPFSGEERHKRRIDKIDSF from the coding sequence ATGATAATTCATCTGGCAACGGATCATGCCGGATTTGAGCTTAAAGAAAAACTTAAGCCGTTTTTGGAAAAGTTGGAGCACGAAGTTATAGATCACGGCGCTTTTGAATATGATGAACAAGATGATTATCCGGATTTCGTTCGCAAGGCCGCTGAGGCCGTGGCCGCCGACCCCGAGCGCAGTCAAGGGATTGTTCTTGGCGGTTCCGGACAGGGTGAAGCGATGGTTGCCAATCGCGTAAAAGGCGTAAGAGCGGCGGTATATTACGGAGGGCCTGAAGAAATTTTGAAGCTGTCGCGCGAACATAACGGCTCTAACATTTTATCTTTAGGAGCAAGATTTATTGATGAGGAGACGGCAAAACGCATAGTCAAAATTTGGCTTGAGACGCCTTTTTCCGGCGAAGAGAGGCACAAAAGACGTATTGACAAAATAGATTCGTTTTAA
- the gap gene encoding type I glyceraldehyde-3-phosphate dehydrogenase → MRIAINGFGRIGRVFFRQAFGHKNVEVVAINDLGSVENLAYLLKYDSVYGKYDKEVGHKIDDEHHIVVDGKEIRFFQEKDPANLPWKKLDIDVVVESTGVFDSFEKASPHLDAGAKRVVITAPAKDDNASVTFTPNVGTELIKKSRITSNASCTTNAATPVTAIMMQNPGIKKALLNTVHGYTASQNLVDGPAKKDFRRGRAAAVNIVPSSTGAAEAVIKAAPFMKGKFDGIAMRVPVLSGSLIDFTFVAGRETSAEEINDIFRKAAASPEWKGIMRVCEEPLVSADILGEPYGSIVDLDFTRVVDGDLVKVLSWYDNEWGYGSMLLKHVEALEDYL, encoded by the coding sequence ATGCGTATAGCAATAAACGGTTTCGGAAGGATTGGGCGCGTATTTTTCCGCCAAGCGTTCGGCCATAAAAATGTTGAAGTCGTTGCCATAAATGATTTGGGCAGCGTTGAAAATTTGGCGTATTTATTAAAATATGATTCTGTTTACGGCAAATACGACAAAGAAGTCGGCCATAAAATTGACGATGAGCATCATATTGTGGTTGACGGCAAAGAGATAAGGTTTTTTCAGGAAAAAGATCCGGCCAATCTCCCGTGGAAAAAATTGGATATTGATGTGGTTGTTGAATCCACGGGCGTTTTTGATTCTTTTGAAAAGGCGAGTCCTCACTTGGATGCTGGCGCAAAACGAGTGGTCATTACGGCGCCCGCCAAAGACGATAACGCTTCGGTAACTTTTACTCCCAATGTCGGAACGGAGCTGATTAAAAAGTCCCGCATTACTTCCAACGCGTCCTGCACCACTAATGCCGCGACTCCGGTTACGGCCATAATGATGCAAAATCCGGGCATAAAAAAAGCTCTTTTGAATACCGTCCACGGCTATACGGCGTCCCAAAATTTGGTTGACGGTCCGGCTAAAAAAGATTTCAGGCGCGGAAGAGCCGCGGCAGTCAATATCGTGCCCTCAAGCACGGGGGCGGCTGAAGCCGTGATTAAAGCCGCGCCTTTTATGAAAGGCAAGTTTGACGGAATTGCCATGCGCGTGCCGGTGCTGTCGGGTTCGCTTATTGATTTTACTTTTGTTGCCGGCCGCGAAACTTCGGCTGAAGAAATAAATGATATTTTCAGAAAAGCCGCCGCGTCTCCGGAATGGAAAGGCATAATGCGCGTTTGCGAAGAACCGCTGGTTTCCGCAGATATTTTAGGCGAGCCCTACGGCTCAATCGTGGATTTGGATTTTACCCGCGTCGTTGACGGCGATCTTGTCAAGGTTCTTTCGTGGTATGACAATGAATGGGGATACGGCAGCATGCTTTTGAAGCATGTGGAGGCGCTGGAGGATTACCTATGA
- a CDS encoding FAD-dependent oxidoreductase, with product MLYDVVIIGGGPAGTAAAVYSARKKLKTLLITESFGGQSIVSDDIQNWIGEPHISGFDLAKKFEEHVRAYSDTVEIKMPEKAIKIKKAGDDFNIETDKNNIYNAKTIIVVAGARRRKLGVPGEKEFEGRGVVYCSTCDAPLFSDKKVAVVGGGNAGLEAVQDLFPYASEIYLLEYGDALKGDPVTAEEIKKNPKLKEIILNAEAVEISGDKMVTGLKYKNRKSGQEKELALDGVFVEIGSIPNSEMVKDLAELDKFGQIVIDSKHGSTSVPGIYAAGDITDDPYKQNNISAGDAVKAALAAYNYLLKKGK from the coding sequence CCGGCTGGGACGGCGGCGGCGGTGTATTCGGCGCGCAAAAAATTAAAGACGCTTTTAATTACCGAGTCGTTCGGCGGGCAATCAATTGTTTCAGACGATATTCAAAATTGGATAGGCGAACCGCATATCTCGGGCTTTGACCTTGCTAAAAAGTTTGAAGAGCATGTCAGGGCCTATTCGGACACGGTTGAAATAAAAATGCCGGAAAAGGCAATTAAGATTAAAAAGGCCGGAGACGATTTTAATATTGAAACCGATAAGAATAATATCTATAACGCCAAAACGATTATTGTCGTTGCGGGCGCAAGACGCAGGAAACTCGGCGTTCCGGGAGAAAAAGAATTTGAGGGCAGGGGAGTGGTCTATTGTTCAACGTGTGATGCCCCGTTATTTTCCGATAAAAAAGTAGCCGTAGTAGGCGGAGGAAACGCGGGGCTGGAAGCGGTACAGGACCTTTTTCCTTACGCTTCGGAAATTTATCTTTTGGAATACGGAGACGCGCTTAAGGGCGACCCCGTAACGGCCGAAGAAATTAAGAAAAATCCTAAACTCAAAGAAATAATTTTAAACGCCGAGGCCGTTGAAATTTCGGGAGATAAAATGGTAACGGGTCTTAAATACAAAAACCGCAAATCGGGCCAAGAAAAAGAATTGGCTTTAGACGGCGTGTTTGTGGAAATAGGTTCAATTCCAAATTCGGAAATGGTTAAAGACCTGGCTGAATTGGATAAATTCGGGCAGATTGTCATTGATTCCAAACACGGCTCAACTAGCGTTCCCGGGATATATGCCGCCGGAGACATTACTGACGACCCTTACAAGCAAAACAACATTTCGGCGGGTGATGCGGTCAAGGCCGCGCTCGCGGCTTATAACTATTTATTGAAAAAAGGAAAATGA